One window from the genome of Gopherus evgoodei ecotype Sinaloan lineage chromosome 2, rGopEvg1_v1.p, whole genome shotgun sequence encodes:
- the C2H8orf76 gene encoding uncharacterized protein C8orf76 homolog — MELALGFEFEESVFAQSRDRGRAGGCEAYTAKRCEPQWFCEDANSEGDVEILTAKKFRGDLAYRQQEFQKALYEYSSCLLLLPSSNIAMRRDVQEGQARCLAHLGRHQEALDIAEKLRNGATNTDHLTTVLNLQFAIYCRLKNIEKKITCLQQLISLHPFNPWNWKLLAETYMSFLQTLPPSFISEMKHLQCKDCTANNHVFQTSPGQFGKEMNLQCHKTLSGRQDVWSTLSTKTTRDNSVSYSDSHMVEGSLHITEECETRDKMKHDTFESWGQEALKDVWIKACASFVRTRLLLQITQLQQSSFALAQNLKVQQETEDKVKDFGLKEESLLLITEVMGEDLIPEKLKEDGQGEIKCVGPSALTSLVTTSAIEFEGKWFKKLQDNLSL, encoded by the exons TGGTTTTGTGAGGATGCAAACAGCGAGGGCGATGTTGAAATTCTAACTGCCAAAAAATTCAGAGGTGATTTGGCATACAGACAACAAGAGTTTCAG AAAGCCCTGTATGAGTACTCAAGCTGCTTGCTGCTGTTACCTTCCAGTAACATTGCAATGAGAAGAGATGTCCAAGAGGGCCAGGCTCGCTGTTTAGCTCACCTAGGAAGGCACCAGGAGGCTCTGGATATTGCAGAAAAACTG AGAAATGGGGCAACTAACACAGATCACTTAACAACTGTCCTCAACCTTCAGTTTGCCATTTATTGTCGCCTGAAAAATATAGAGAAAAAGATCACATGCCTACAGCAACTGATTTCCTTACATCCTTTTAACCCATGGAACTGGAAGCTACTTGCTGAGACTTATATGAGCTTTTTACAGACTCTGCCTCCATCATTCATTTCAGAAATGAAACATCTTCAGTGCAAAGATTGTACTGCAAATAACCACGTTTTCCAAACCTCACCAGGAcagtttggaaaagaaatgaaCCTTCAATGTCACAAAACACTCAGCGGGAGACAAGATGTTTGGTCGACACTTTCTACAAAAACAACTAGAGACAACTCAGTATCTTACAGTGATAGCCACATGGTAGAGGGATCCCTCCATATCACAGAAGAATGTGAAACACGGGACAAAATGAAACATGATACCTTTGAGTCCTGGGGACAGGAAGCATTGAAAGATGTTTGGATAAAGGCATGTGCCTCCTTTGTTAGAACACG GCTTTTACTTCAGATTACACAGTTGCAACAGTCATCCTTTGCTCTGGCTCAGAATTTAAAGGTTCAACAGGAAACTGAAGACAAAGTAAAAGATTTTGGTTTAAAGGAAGAATCCTTGTTGTTGATTACCGAG GTTATGGGGGAGGATCTCATTCCAGAAAAACTGAAAGAGGATGGTCAGGGAGAGATAAAATGTGTAGGCCCTTCAGCACTGACGTCCTTGGTAACTACATCAGCTATAGAATTTGAAGGCAAATGGTTCAAAAAGCTCCAAGACAATTTGTCACTTTGA